A region of the Stutzerimonas stutzeri genome:
AGCAAGCTCGGCCTGACGCGCCTGCACAGCGAGCAACAGAACTGTCGCCAGCGCCAAGCCGAACTGGAACAGGAGCGCGACGCGCTGAATGCGGAACTGGCAACCTGGCGCGCTAGCCATCCGGGGCTGGACGACGCCACCCTCACCCAACTGCTGCACATGGATGACCAGCTGATTACCGAGGCGCGACAGCGCCTGCAGCAAAACGCCGAAACCCTGACCCGCTGTCGCGAACGCCTCGACGGCTGCCTCAATCGCCTGGCGGTACATAAACAGCAGCAGGCCGAAACGCCGGGCACCGAACTGCTGCAGCAGCGCCATGCCGAGCAACTGCAGCAGTGCGAGCAGGCCGACCAGCGCTGCGCGGAAACCCGTGCCCAGCTGATCGACGACGACAAGCGCCGCAGCCAGAGCCAGGCGTTGCTCGCCCAGATCGACGCCGTGCGGGCCGAGCATCAGCGCTGGGGGCGCATCGCCGCCTTGATCGGCTCCAGCGACGGCGGCGCCTTCCGCAAGATCGCCCAGGCCTACAACCTCGATCTGCTGGTGCAGCACGCCAATGTGCAGCTGCGCCAACTGGCCCGGCGCTACCGGCTTAAGCGCGGCGGCAGCCCGCTGGGCCTGCTGGTCATGGATACCGAGATGGGCGACGAGCTGCGCTCGGTGCATTCGCTGTCCGGCGGCGAGACCTTCCTCGTTTCGCTGGCCCTGGCGCTGGGCCTGGCCTCGATGGCGTCGAGCAAGCTGAAGATCGAATCGCTGTTTATCGACGAAGGCTTCGGCAGCCTCGACCCCGAGTCGCTGCAGATCGCCATGGACGCGCTGGATTCGCTGCAGGCCCAGGGCCGCAAGGTGGCAGTGATCAGCCACGTGGCCGAGATGCACGAACGCATCCCGGTGCAGATTCAGGTGCAGCGCCAGGGCAACGGGCAGAGCGGGCTGAAGATCGTCGGCGGGCTGTCCTAGCGGTCGCGCTTTCAGGCGCGACCTTGCCGCCGTCGCAGACTCGACGCTGACAGACTTGCGGCCATCGGTCCGCTTGTGTTTCGCCAGCATCGGCCGTAAGGTTCGCGCGTTTTTCTTATCCGCCCAGGTGTGCACGACCGCAAGGTCCGCATTAAACGGGAAGCCGGTGCGCTCGAAGAGCAAGGCCGGCGCTGCCCCCGCAACGGTAATCGACCGCGATCCTCAGGGATCGCCGTCCGCTCGACAGCCACTGTGTTCCGACATGGGAAGGTGAGCGTGATGCGTGTCGAAAGCCCGGAGACCGGCCTGAGCGGATTCGACTGGTGTTGCGGAGGGCAGCACCGTCAAGCGCGGCTGCCTGCATCCGGATTCCACGCTTGTTCCTGCCCTCCTCAAAAGTGCTTCGATCTTTTGAGGATTTCTTACCGATGAAACTGTCCCCTTTGGCCCTGGCCATCGCCCTGACGCCCGGCCTGGCGCTCGCCCAGACATCGTCCCGCGAGGACGCGCTGAAGCTGTCCGATACCCTGATCACGGCCAACCGTGATGTGCAGCAGCGCAGCGACAGCAGCGCGGCCAGCACGGTGTTCACCCGCGAGGATATCGACCGGCTACAGCCCTCCAGCGTGAGCGAACTGCTCAACCGTGTACCCGGTGTGCAAGTCATTCAGAATGGCGGGCGCGGCACCAGCAGCAGCCTTTTCATCCGTGGCACGAGCAGCGCCCAAAGCCTGGTGCTGGTGGATGGCCAACGGATCGGATCGGCTTCCGCTGGTGGCTCGCCACTGGAATACCTGAACGTCGAACAGATCGAGCGTATCGAAGTGCTGCGCGGTCCACGCTCGGCGGTCTATGGCGCCGACGCCATTGGCGGGGTCGTTCAGATTTTCACGCGTCGCGCCAGTGGCGAAGGACTCAATCCCCGCCTGCGTCTGGGTTACGGCAGCCGCAATACCTGGGAGCGCAGCCTGGGGCTTTCCGGCGGCAACGAAAGCACCCGTTTCAGTCTCAGCGCCAGCGCTGACGACACCCGCGGTATCAACCATACGGACAGCCGTGTGCGCCCCGACAGCGACCACGACGCCTACCGCAACAATGCCTTCTCTCTGAACCTCAACCATCGCTTCAACGAACGCCTGGAAGGTGGGTTCAGCGTGCTGGATCAACGTGGCGAAAGCGAATTCGACTACGGTAGCTACGGCGCTTATCCCTACTCGGACTTTCAGCTGAGCAGTTATTCGGGCTTTCTCAGCGCCAATATCAACGAACGCTGGACGTCCCGCGTGGAACTGGGTCATAGCGAAAACCGTTATATCGAGCGTGCGGATGACGTCAGCCTGACCGGCCCGTTCAGCACTTATCGCGATTCGGTCAGTTGGCTGAACACCCTGGCCCTGGGCAGCGGCCAGAGCTTGTTGCTCGGCGTCGACTGGTATATGGACTCGCTCAATAGCGACACTCAATACGATGAAGACGAGCGCTGGAATCAGGCGCTGTTCGTCCAACACAGCTGGCAGGGTGAAGTTTTTTCGACCGAGCTCGGCCTGCGTCATGACAAGAATGAACAGTTCGGCAGCGAAAACACCTTTAACGGCGCACTGACTTATCACCTCAATGCCGACAACGACGTGATCCTGTCCTATGTGGAAGGCTTCCGTGCTCCTACCTTTAACGACCTCTACTACCCAGCCGACCCGAACGACGGTGGTGGCGGCAACCCAAACCTGAAACCAGAAGAGTCGCGCTCCTATGAGCTGCAATGGCGCAGCCAGCTGGCAGCAGGCACCCGCCTGGAAGCCTCACTGTACCGCACCGACCTGAAGGACGCGATTGCTGGCTGGCCGGCAGAGAACATTGGCCGTGCGCGCATCAATGGTTTTGAAGCTGCACTGCAACAGGACCTGTTTGGCTGGCAGGCAGGTGTGGGTATCAGCCTTATCGACCCACGTGACCGCGACAATGGCCACACTCTGCCCCGTCGCGCCAAGCGCACCCTCAGCCTGGATCTCGATCGCCAATTCGGTGACATCGGTATCGGCGCGACCTGGCAGGCATTCAGCCGCAGCTACGACGCACTCGCCAACACCGAAGAACTGCCAGGCTATGGCCTGCTGAGCCTGCGCAGCAGCTGGCAGGCAACCCCGGAAATCACCCTGGGACTCAAAGTCGACAACGTTCTGGACAAGGAGTACACCCGAGCCATCCACTGGACTGGCGCCGAGTACATGGGTGAAGGCCGCACCGCCCTAGTCTCCGTCACCTGGACTCCCTCGCTGTAATCGCTACCGACGCGCCCGCTCAGGGCGCTGCCGCCATCACCTGGCAGAGCTTCCGGATCGCACCCAGCATCTGGAAGCTCGGTCGCTCCAGTCCCTTGTCGGGGACTTCCAGTAATCGCCCATCGCGCACAGCACTGAGCTGCGGCCAGGCCTGCCACTCATCCAGCTGCGCACCACTGCCGGCCAGAATGACTTCAGGGTCGCGGGCGAGCACCGCTTCGATGCTCACCTGCGGCGCGGCCAGGGTCAGGTCGGCGAAAACATTCTGCCCCCCACACACCTCGATCGCTTCGCTGATGATCTGCTGGCCGCCCAGGGTATACAGCGGGCGATTCCAGATCTGATAGAACACCCGCAGCGGCTCAGCGCGCGTGTAGTTGCTGCGTAATTCGGCGAGGCCTGCACGAAAGCGCCCGGCCAGTCGTTCGCCTTGTTCGGCGCGCCCGACGGCATTACCCACTACAACGAACTGCTCGGCCAGCCCTTCGAGACGGGTCTGCTCGACAACCAGAACGGGAATACTGAACTGCTGCAACTGCTCACGCTGACTGCGCGGCACACTGTCCGGCCAGAGCAGCACGAGATCAGGGCGCAGGCTGAGCAGGGTTTCCATCTCCACCTGGCCGTAGCGCCCAACCGAAGGTACCGACTGCAGCGCCGCTGGGCGCTCGCCACCATCCAGGACGCCAACCAGCCGGTCGGCAGCATCGAGTTCGAGCATGATCTCGCTGAGCGATGGCGCCAGACTCACCACCCGCTCGGCAGCCAACGCAGGCAATGACGCCAGGGAAATCAGCGCGGCGAGGAGTAGACGTCGCATCAACGCAATTGCCGCGGAATGCGGTAGAGCACCAGCAACACCAGGCTGCCGAATACCAGCAACAGGCGAGCAACCGGCTCCATGCCGAACAGCGCACCCGTAGCACCGAA
Encoded here:
- a CDS encoding cobalamin-binding protein, encoding MRRLLLAALISLASLPALAAERVVSLAPSLSEIMLELDAADRLVGVLDGGERPAALQSVPSVGRYGQVEMETLLSLRPDLVLLWPDSVPRSQREQLQQFSIPVLVVEQTRLEGLAEQFVVVGNAVGRAEQGERLAGRFRAGLAELRSNYTRAEPLRVFYQIWNRPLYTLGGQQIISEAIEVCGGQNVFADLTLAAPQVSIEAVLARDPEVILAGSGAQLDEWQAWPQLSAVRDGRLLEVPDKGLERPSFQMLGAIRKLCQVMAAAP
- a CDS encoding TonB-dependent receptor domain-containing protein: MKLSPLALAIALTPGLALAQTSSREDALKLSDTLITANRDVQQRSDSSAASTVFTREDIDRLQPSSVSELLNRVPGVQVIQNGGRGTSSSLFIRGTSSAQSLVLVDGQRIGSASAGGSPLEYLNVEQIERIEVLRGPRSAVYGADAIGGVVQIFTRRASGEGLNPRLRLGYGSRNTWERSLGLSGGNESTRFSLSASADDTRGINHTDSRVRPDSDHDAYRNNAFSLNLNHRFNERLEGGFSVLDQRGESEFDYGSYGAYPYSDFQLSSYSGFLSANINERWTSRVELGHSENRYIERADDVSLTGPFSTYRDSVSWLNTLALGSGQSLLLGVDWYMDSLNSDTQYDEDERWNQALFVQHSWQGEVFSTELGLRHDKNEQFGSENTFNGALTYHLNADNDVILSYVEGFRAPTFNDLYYPADPNDGGGGNPNLKPEESRSYELQWRSQLAAGTRLEASLYRTDLKDAIAGWPAENIGRARINGFEAALQQDLFGWQAGVGISLIDPRDRDNGHTLPRRAKRTLSLDLDRQFGDIGIGATWQAFSRSYDALANTEELPGYGLLSLRSSWQATPEITLGLKVDNVLDKEYTRAIHWTGAEYMGEGRTALVSVTWTPSL